A single window of Rhodococcus jostii RHA1 DNA harbors:
- a CDS encoding enoyl-CoA hydratase — MIGTSRDGDVFTLELQRPDRRNALNTEICELLREETEKSVTDGARVIVLTGQGSAFCAGADLSGDVYADGFTDTLLEMLHTIDSVPVPVIAAINGPAIGAGSQLALAADLRVVAPEARFAIPAAKLGISVDRWTVHRLAALIGGGPARTILLGAEEVGADEALAHGLANKRGDLAVAQQWAHSIARLAPLSLQHLKMVLNDDGTQSPPPPEQLAALHAAWKSYDAQEARAARAEKRPPVFRGQ, encoded by the coding sequence ATGATCGGGACGAGTCGTGACGGCGACGTCTTCACCCTCGAACTGCAACGCCCCGACCGTCGCAATGCGTTGAACACCGAGATCTGCGAACTCCTGCGGGAGGAAACCGAGAAGTCCGTCACCGACGGCGCGCGGGTGATCGTCCTCACAGGGCAGGGCAGCGCGTTCTGCGCCGGCGCCGACCTGTCGGGCGACGTGTACGCCGACGGATTCACGGACACCCTGCTCGAGATGCTCCACACCATCGACTCGGTGCCCGTCCCCGTCATCGCCGCGATCAACGGCCCCGCGATCGGTGCGGGCAGCCAGCTGGCGCTCGCCGCGGATCTGCGTGTGGTCGCTCCCGAGGCGCGCTTCGCCATCCCGGCCGCCAAGCTCGGCATCTCCGTGGACCGGTGGACGGTGCACCGTCTGGCCGCCCTGATCGGCGGCGGACCGGCGCGAACGATCCTGCTCGGCGCGGAAGAGGTCGGGGCCGACGAGGCGCTCGCGCACGGCCTCGCCAACAAGCGTGGCGACCTCGCCGTCGCGCAGCAGTGGGCGCACTCGATCGCGCGTCTGGCGCCGCTGTCGCTGCAACACCTCAAAATGGTGCTCAACGACGACGGCACCCAGAGCCCGCCGCCGCCCGAGCAGCTCGCTGCGTTGCATGCGGCGTGGAAGAGCTACGACGCGCAGGAAGCGCGCGCGGCACGCGCCGAGAAGCGTCCGCCGGTGTTCCGGGGTCAGTAG
- a CDS encoding MBL fold metallo-hydrolase, giving the protein MKAKNAVTTVLATAALGWLTRAAWGLPSQIGASRAKVRPYAATSPRYRDRQFHNTDPSSTMMPGSETGIVKALITRGAAGRPRRPIPLATPLAPVEAADVAVTWYGHSSVLVEVDGYRVLADPVWSDRVSPSAILGPSRMHPTPVPLADLPVLDAIVISHDHYDHLDMATVQQLAATQKAPFVVPVGLGAHLRQWRVPEERIVELDWDESTTLGDLTLTCTEARHFSGRGLVRNTTQWASWVLAGPNRKVFFGGDSGYTPRFADLGRRYGPFDLTLLPVGAYDTRWADIHMNPEEAVQTHADLNAGDARRGLLVPVHWATFNLAFHSWSEPIVRLLAAAQEKGTPVAVPMPGQRVDALKPTAQTPWWSALG; this is encoded by the coding sequence GTGAAAGCGAAGAACGCTGTGACGACAGTTCTGGCCACCGCCGCCCTCGGGTGGCTGACGCGGGCCGCGTGGGGGCTTCCGTCTCAGATCGGTGCGTCGCGGGCCAAGGTGCGCCCGTACGCCGCGACGTCGCCGCGGTACCGCGACCGGCAGTTCCACAACACCGATCCGAGCAGCACGATGATGCCCGGATCGGAGACCGGGATCGTCAAGGCACTGATCACGCGGGGCGCCGCGGGCCGCCCGCGCAGGCCGATCCCGCTCGCGACACCCCTCGCGCCCGTCGAGGCCGCCGACGTCGCCGTCACCTGGTACGGCCATTCGAGCGTGCTCGTCGAGGTCGACGGGTACCGGGTGCTGGCCGACCCGGTGTGGAGTGATCGGGTGTCGCCGTCCGCGATTCTCGGCCCGTCCCGCATGCACCCGACCCCGGTGCCGCTGGCCGACCTGCCCGTTCTGGATGCCATCGTCATCTCGCACGACCACTACGACCACCTCGACATGGCCACCGTGCAGCAACTCGCCGCCACCCAGAAGGCGCCGTTCGTCGTTCCGGTCGGGCTCGGTGCGCACCTGCGGCAGTGGCGGGTGCCGGAGGAGCGGATCGTGGAACTCGACTGGGACGAGTCGACCACACTCGGCGACCTCACGCTCACGTGCACCGAGGCCCGGCACTTCTCCGGCCGCGGGCTGGTGCGGAACACCACCCAGTGGGCGTCGTGGGTGCTCGCCGGACCGAACCGGAAGGTGTTCTTCGGCGGCGACAGCGGGTACACGCCGCGGTTCGCCGACCTGGGCCGCCGATACGGTCCGTTCGATCTCACACTCCTGCCCGTCGGCGCCTACGACACGCGGTGGGCCGACATCCACATGAACCCGGAGGAGGCGGTGCAGACCCACGCCGACCTCAACGCCGGCGACGCCCGCCGCGGACTGCTGGTTCCGGTGCACTGGGCCACGTTCAATCTCGCGTTCCATTCGTGGTCCGAGCCGATCGTCCGGTTGCTCGCCGCCGCGCAGGAGAAGGGCACCCCGGTGGCCGTGCCGATGCCCGGACAGCGGGTCGACGCGTTGAAGCCGACGGCCCAGACACCGTGGTGGTCCGCGCTCGGCTGA
- a CDS encoding cation-translocating P-type ATPase, with amino-acid sequence MAYDETGTDSVAVVAVEGLTAAQVAERVAAGKTNDVPDRASRSVRDIVRANVFTRINAILGVLLIIVLATGSIIDGMFGLLILANSGIGIIQEVRAKRTLDKLAIVSQTKPVVRRDGAAVAMAPREVVLDDIIELGAGDQIVVDGVVVEAMSLDVDESLLTGEADPVHKDAGQQVLSGSFVASGSGCYRATKVGSDAYAAKLADEASKFTLVHSELRSGIDKILKFITYLMIPAGLLIIYNQLFSSGESIRPALSGMVAALVPMVPEGLVLMTSIAFAVGVVRLGQRQCLVQELPAIEGLARVDVVCADKTGTLTENGMRLSELRCADSADTAPSRAALAAMAASDPRPNASVLAIKEAFPDDPGWGDATAEAPFSSARKWSGQSYGAHGNWVLGAPDVLLDPGSDMARQAEAVGSSGLRVLLLGSCDVPVDHPAAPGAITPRALVILEQRVRPDARGTLEYFASQNVTVKVISGDNAVSVGAVAGSLGLPGGDRPVDARELPDDRDALAETLETSTTFGRVRPDQKREMVGALQSRGHTVAMTGDGVNDVLALKDADIGVSMGSGSPATRAVAQIVLLDNKFATLPYVVGEGRRVIGNIERVSNLFLTKTVYSVLLAFLIGITGVLSQIFHFEPVPYPFLPRHVTIAAWFTIGIPAFILSLAPNNERARSGFVPRVMRLAVPSGVIIGVTTFISYLLVYAGPDQTETEKVQAGTSALITLIMIALWVLAVVARPYVWWKLVLIFGSVAGYLILFALPFTREFFKLDPTDIGATTSALVCGLVGVVLVEIGWWVTGRLHGEHRRLFAAPEDLPGVH; translated from the coding sequence ATGGCATACGACGAAACGGGCACCGACAGCGTTGCAGTCGTCGCAGTGGAGGGGCTGACGGCCGCCCAGGTGGCGGAGCGGGTGGCGGCCGGCAAGACCAACGACGTTCCCGATCGGGCCAGCCGATCGGTACGCGACATCGTGCGCGCCAACGTGTTCACCCGGATCAACGCGATCCTCGGTGTCCTCCTGATCATCGTGCTGGCCACCGGTTCGATCATCGACGGCATGTTCGGCCTGCTGATCCTCGCGAACAGCGGGATCGGCATCATCCAGGAAGTGCGAGCCAAGCGGACCCTCGACAAGCTCGCGATCGTCAGCCAGACCAAACCGGTGGTGCGCCGCGACGGTGCCGCGGTCGCGATGGCACCCCGGGAGGTCGTGCTCGACGACATCATCGAGCTCGGCGCCGGCGACCAGATCGTCGTCGACGGTGTGGTGGTGGAGGCGATGTCCCTCGACGTCGACGAATCCCTCCTCACCGGTGAAGCCGACCCCGTGCACAAGGACGCCGGCCAGCAGGTGCTGTCGGGAAGTTTCGTCGCGTCCGGCAGCGGCTGTTACCGCGCCACGAAGGTCGGAAGCGACGCGTACGCCGCCAAACTCGCGGACGAGGCCAGCAAGTTCACGCTGGTGCACTCGGAATTGCGCAGCGGCATCGACAAGATCCTGAAATTCATCACGTATCTGATGATTCCGGCGGGACTGCTGATCATCTACAACCAGTTGTTCTCCAGCGGCGAGTCGATCCGGCCTGCGCTGAGCGGGATGGTGGCCGCGCTGGTCCCGATGGTCCCCGAGGGACTGGTGCTGATGACGTCGATCGCGTTCGCGGTCGGGGTGGTCCGGCTCGGTCAGCGGCAGTGCCTCGTGCAGGAGCTGCCCGCCATCGAAGGTCTCGCGCGCGTCGACGTGGTGTGCGCCGACAAGACCGGAACGCTCACCGAGAACGGCATGCGGCTGTCCGAACTGCGCTGCGCCGACAGCGCCGACACCGCACCGTCCCGTGCGGCCCTCGCCGCGATGGCGGCGTCCGACCCGCGGCCGAACGCCAGCGTCCTCGCGATCAAGGAGGCGTTTCCCGACGACCCCGGGTGGGGTGACGCCACGGCGGAGGCGCCGTTCTCGTCTGCCAGGAAGTGGAGCGGGCAGTCGTACGGCGCCCACGGCAACTGGGTCCTCGGTGCGCCGGACGTGCTGCTCGACCCCGGCAGCGACATGGCCCGGCAGGCCGAGGCAGTGGGGTCCTCGGGACTGCGGGTGCTCCTGCTCGGCAGTTGCGACGTCCCGGTCGACCACCCCGCGGCGCCGGGTGCGATCACCCCGCGCGCGCTGGTGATCCTGGAGCAGCGGGTGCGTCCCGACGCCCGCGGGACCCTCGAGTACTTCGCGAGCCAGAACGTCACGGTGAAGGTCATCTCGGGGGACAACGCCGTGTCGGTCGGTGCGGTGGCCGGATCGCTCGGACTGCCCGGCGGCGACCGTCCCGTCGACGCCCGCGAACTGCCCGACGACCGCGACGCCCTCGCCGAGACCCTGGAAACGTCCACCACGTTCGGCCGCGTGCGCCCCGATCAGAAGCGGGAGATGGTGGGGGCTTTGCAGTCTCGCGGGCACACGGTCGCGATGACGGGCGACGGTGTCAACGACGTGTTGGCCCTCAAGGACGCCGACATCGGGGTGTCGATGGGCTCGGGCAGCCCCGCCACCCGCGCGGTGGCGCAGATCGTGTTGCTGGACAACAAGTTCGCCACCCTGCCCTACGTGGTGGGTGAGGGCCGCCGGGTGATCGGCAACATCGAACGCGTCTCGAACCTGTTCCTCACCAAGACCGTGTACTCGGTGTTGCTGGCGTTCCTCATCGGCATTACCGGTGTGCTGTCGCAGATCTTCCACTTCGAGCCCGTGCCGTATCCGTTCCTGCCGCGGCACGTGACGATCGCCGCCTGGTTCACCATCGGCATTCCCGCGTTCATCCTGTCGCTGGCCCCGAACAACGAGCGGGCGCGCTCCGGGTTCGTGCCGCGCGTGATGCGTCTCGCCGTGCCGTCGGGTGTGATCATCGGTGTCACGACGTTCATTTCGTATCTTCTCGTGTACGCGGGACCGGATCAGACGGAGACAGAGAAGGTCCAGGCGGGCACGTCGGCGCTGATCACGCTCATCATGATCGCGCTGTGGGTGCTGGCCGTGGTCGCGCGGCCGTACGTGTGGTGGAAACTGGTGCTGATCTTCGGATCCGTAGCGGGATATCTCATCCTGTTCGCGTTGCCGTTCACACGGGAGTTCTTCAAGCTCGATCCGACCGACATCGGAGCCACGACCTCCGCTCTCGTGTGCGGGCTCGTGGGAGTGGTTCTCGTCGAAATCGGTTGGTGGGTGACGGGCCGCCTGCACGGTGAGCATCGCCGCCTGTTCGCTGCGCCGGAAGACCTGCCGGGCGTGCACTGA
- a CDS encoding antitoxin, which produces MSFVDTLKGLLGKGREAASQNADKVHGAIDKAADVADSKTGGKYSDKIDKAADAAKKAVPPKE; this is translated from the coding sequence ATGAGTTTCGTCGACACACTGAAGGGCCTGCTGGGCAAGGGGAGGGAAGCCGCTTCGCAGAACGCGGACAAGGTTCACGGCGCCATCGACAAGGCCGCCGACGTCGCGGACAGCAAGACCGGCGGCAAGTACAGCGACAAGATCGACAAGGCCGCCGACGCGGCGAAGAAGGCTGTTCCTCCGAAGGAGTGA
- a CDS encoding Na+/H+ antiporter has protein sequence MNGVLVLLVIIAAIAVTSFAKRRDLQAPLVLVTIGSVASFIPGMPRLELDPDAILGVVLPPLLYSAALKFSVATFRRHLAPILRLGIFTVLATAIGVAFFANWLVPEFTLGAALVLGAVVAPTDAVSAVAVGRRLGLPNRVIAILTGEGLVNDATALTLFTVAVSAVVGAAIPVHPVVFFGYEVVGGVLIGLVLAKIVEWVRHRMYDSPLETVLGLMLPFVAYLAAEEVHASGVLSVVAAGFLMGHKATDASVATRIQERSLWESVDLLLEMFVFAYMGLQLKFVIDDVRDQGLPVHHVFFYGFAVLAVVMAIRPAWILLHWLRRRVGLAIEPPGGSVALGWRESLVVSWAGMRGVVTLAAASGVPVVIASGQPFPGREVIQAIAFVVAVGTLLIQGATMPLLIRKLDLADPGEREREEEQVKLARAISRDAGERALVEFTEHPPEGIGRADLTDILERVRRSMRARLQAEEAEDGAEKQRAGALFDHYRRAALRAQREAIIAARDAGTLDDEVMRSVLEGLDVEEAAAEERVRRRRE, from the coding sequence GTGAACGGCGTCCTCGTGCTCCTCGTCATCATCGCGGCCATTGCCGTGACGAGTTTCGCGAAGCGCCGCGACCTCCAGGCGCCGCTGGTGCTCGTGACCATCGGGTCGGTGGCGTCGTTCATCCCCGGGATGCCGCGGCTCGAACTGGACCCGGACGCCATCCTCGGTGTGGTGCTGCCGCCGCTGCTGTACTCCGCGGCGCTCAAGTTCTCGGTGGCCACGTTCCGGCGTCACCTCGCACCGATTCTCCGGCTGGGGATCTTCACCGTCCTGGCGACCGCCATCGGGGTGGCCTTCTTCGCCAACTGGCTGGTCCCCGAATTCACCCTCGGCGCCGCGCTGGTCCTCGGCGCCGTCGTCGCGCCGACCGACGCGGTCAGTGCCGTCGCGGTCGGCCGCAGGCTCGGCCTGCCGAACCGGGTGATCGCAATCCTCACCGGCGAGGGACTCGTCAACGACGCCACCGCGCTGACCCTGTTCACCGTCGCCGTCTCCGCCGTCGTCGGGGCCGCGATCCCGGTCCATCCCGTCGTGTTCTTCGGCTACGAGGTGGTCGGCGGGGTCCTGATCGGACTGGTGCTCGCGAAGATCGTCGAGTGGGTGCGCCATCGCATGTACGATTCCCCGCTGGAAACGGTACTGGGGCTGATGCTCCCGTTCGTCGCGTACCTCGCCGCCGAGGAGGTGCACGCGTCCGGCGTGCTGTCGGTGGTCGCCGCGGGGTTCCTGATGGGGCACAAGGCCACCGACGCCTCCGTGGCCACCCGCATCCAGGAGCGGTCGCTGTGGGAGAGCGTCGATCTCCTGCTCGAGATGTTCGTGTTCGCCTACATGGGACTGCAACTGAAGTTCGTCATCGACGACGTCCGCGACCAGGGCCTACCGGTTCACCACGTCTTCTTCTACGGCTTCGCGGTCCTCGCCGTGGTCATGGCGATACGGCCGGCGTGGATCCTGCTGCACTGGCTCCGCCGTCGAGTCGGGCTGGCAATCGAGCCGCCGGGAGGCTCGGTGGCACTCGGGTGGCGGGAAAGCCTCGTCGTGTCCTGGGCGGGGATGCGCGGGGTCGTCACACTCGCCGCCGCGTCCGGTGTGCCCGTGGTGATCGCGAGCGGACAGCCGTTTCCGGGACGCGAGGTGATCCAGGCGATCGCGTTCGTCGTGGCCGTCGGCACGCTACTGATCCAAGGTGCCACCATGCCGCTGCTGATCCGGAAACTCGACCTGGCGGATCCCGGCGAACGCGAGCGCGAGGAGGAACAGGTGAAACTGGCGCGCGCGATCTCCCGCGACGCCGGCGAACGGGCGCTCGTCGAATTCACCGAACACCCGCCGGAGGGAATCGGCCGAGCCGACCTGACCGACATCCTCGAACGGGTGCGGCGGTCGATGCGGGCCAGGCTCCAGGCCGAGGAGGCGGAGGACGGCGCGGAGAAGCAGCGCGCAGGCGCACTGTTCGACCACTACCGTCGCGCCGCCCTGCGCGCGCAGCGCGAGGCGATCATCGCCGCCCGCGACGCGGGAACGCTCGACGACGAGGTGATGCGTAGCGTGTTGGAAGGCCTCGATGTGGAGGAGGCAGCAGCCGAGGAGCGGGTGCGGAGACGTCGCGAATGA
- a CDS encoding lipase family protein, which yields MRCEVGVRPVRTAVVALVAVVALTACTTDEASPSPSPTSSVAADSGPVGSPAPTGDQRGALTSREPVPDIDPAITALGATATRVVYRSTSGVDGGGAEVVGTVFTPAGPAPDGGRPVVTVGHGTTGVTDECAPSSSPTLLGTTNLVRPLLQRGYVVTVTDYQGLGTDGPHPYLEPDTAAYDLIDAVRAARNVVPEASTRWAAIGVSQGGQASWSAAEHAENYGDGLEFVGSANLSPAADLSGIVADGTVEPLSLPQKMFLPYLLEGLKVVHPELNPDDYMRGALAATPDVTLSCVAAKLPEKWTVATQLAPADTGPRTEADAERMRGWLEDVALPKNGAGGPMLVVVGERDNLILPQWTSQAVDRACALGDVVEFDSRPGEGHADGRSVPAAMQWIADRFADVPAPDTCPEGGTP from the coding sequence ATGAGGTGTGAGGTGGGTGTGCGTCCGGTGCGAACCGCCGTGGTCGCCCTTGTCGCTGTCGTGGCGCTGACCGCCTGCACCACGGACGAGGCGTCCCCGAGTCCGTCTCCTACGAGCTCGGTGGCCGCTGATTCCGGTCCTGTCGGCTCTCCGGCGCCGACCGGCGATCAGCGTGGCGCGCTCACCAGCCGGGAGCCGGTGCCCGACATCGATCCGGCGATTACCGCCCTCGGCGCGACCGCCACCCGCGTCGTCTACCGGTCGACGTCCGGTGTCGACGGCGGCGGCGCGGAGGTCGTGGGCACCGTGTTCACTCCGGCCGGCCCCGCACCGGACGGCGGCAGGCCCGTCGTCACGGTCGGGCACGGCACCACGGGTGTCACCGACGAGTGCGCTCCCTCGTCGTCACCGACCCTGCTGGGCACGACGAACCTCGTCCGCCCGCTGCTGCAACGGGGCTACGTCGTGACCGTCACCGACTACCAGGGACTCGGCACCGACGGCCCGCATCCCTACCTCGAACCCGACACCGCCGCCTACGACCTGATCGACGCGGTCCGGGCGGCGCGCAACGTGGTGCCGGAGGCGTCGACGCGCTGGGCGGCGATCGGGGTCTCGCAGGGTGGTCAGGCGTCGTGGTCCGCGGCCGAGCACGCCGAGAACTACGGCGACGGGCTCGAGTTCGTCGGCTCGGCGAATCTCTCACCCGCGGCCGATCTGTCGGGGATCGTCGCCGACGGGACCGTCGAACCATTGTCGTTGCCGCAGAAGATGTTCCTTCCCTACCTCCTCGAGGGACTGAAGGTGGTGCACCCCGAGCTGAATCCGGACGACTACATGCGCGGCGCCCTCGCCGCCACGCCCGACGTCACGCTGTCGTGCGTCGCCGCGAAACTCCCCGAGAAGTGGACGGTGGCAACCCAACTCGCCCCGGCCGACACGGGACCGCGGACGGAGGCCGACGCCGAGCGCATGCGAGGATGGCTCGAGGACGTCGCCCTGCCGAAGAACGGCGCGGGCGGGCCGATGCTCGTCGTGGTGGGGGAGCGGGACAACCTCATTCTGCCGCAATGGACTTCGCAGGCCGTCGACCGCGCGTGCGCACTCGGCGACGTCGTCGAGTTCGACTCCCGGCCCGGGGAAGGGCACGCCGACGGGCGCTCCGTCCCCGCCGCGATGCAGTGGATCGCCGACCGCTTCGCCGACGTGCCCGCCCCCGACACGTGTCCCGAGGGAGGAACACCGTGA
- a CDS encoding MmcQ/YjbR family DNA-binding protein, with product MKKADLERLRTLCLALPEATERVSHGEPAWFVRKAPQFASLADRHHDDRVAFWAAAPPGAQQDWVQRDPGRFFVPPYVGGRGWIGVYLDVPQDWDDVGDIVEDAYRALAPKTLIARLVDGE from the coding sequence GTGAAGAAAGCCGACCTCGAACGGCTGCGGACCCTGTGCCTCGCCCTGCCCGAGGCGACGGAACGGGTCAGCCACGGCGAACCGGCGTGGTTCGTCCGCAAGGCGCCGCAGTTCGCGTCACTCGCCGACCGCCACCACGACGACCGGGTGGCGTTCTGGGCGGCGGCTCCGCCGGGCGCGCAGCAGGATTGGGTGCAGCGTGACCCCGGCAGGTTCTTCGTCCCGCCGTACGTCGGGGGACGCGGGTGGATCGGCGTCTATCTCGACGTCCCGCAGGACTGGGACGACGTCGGCGACATCGTCGAGGACGCCTACCGCGCCCTCGCCCCGAAAACCCTGATCGCCCGACTGGTCGACGGCGAATGA
- a CDS encoding sensor histidine kinase: MTGTVVAVVALLVLVPVVAFTAVWLRARRELTTPTERAVHTTLHTASLAARPLRRGLDEMSAEEAAPHLRQLTGAQALGVFDAAGDLLAWSGPHEAMTEQLHDAAARAVDGERRVLVAYGGLVRGAGDDAVRGLIAQPLLIEAIGVVGVLGIVTTEDPGPGMLGAVTEVARYACSQIELADLDASRARLDRAEVRALRAQISPHFIYNALNTVASFVRTDPDRARELILEFADFTRYSFRSAGEFTLLADELRNIDRYLTLERARFGDALAVKLQVAPEVLNVVLPFLALQPLVENAVRHGIAAKPDGGTVSIVAADEGTDCVISVEDDGVGMDPELLRSGSLDSVAETSGVKEAAHVGLANVDDRLRAAFGNDYGLVVETAPGAGTKVSMRVPKFRRGIST; the protein is encoded by the coding sequence ATGACGGGAACCGTCGTCGCCGTCGTCGCGTTGCTCGTCCTCGTTCCCGTCGTCGCGTTCACTGCCGTGTGGCTGCGCGCCCGGCGCGAGCTGACGACACCCACCGAACGGGCCGTTCACACGACCCTCCACACGGCGTCGCTGGCGGCGCGGCCGTTGCGGCGGGGGCTGGACGAGATGTCGGCGGAGGAGGCCGCGCCGCACTTGCGCCAGCTGACCGGCGCGCAGGCGCTGGGCGTTTTCGACGCCGCCGGTGACCTCCTCGCGTGGAGCGGACCCCACGAGGCCATGACCGAACAACTGCACGACGCGGCCGCCCGCGCCGTCGACGGGGAGCGCCGGGTGCTCGTCGCCTACGGCGGCCTCGTCCGGGGCGCAGGCGACGACGCGGTGCGAGGGTTGATCGCCCAGCCCCTGCTCATCGAGGCCATCGGCGTGGTCGGGGTGCTCGGCATCGTCACCACGGAAGACCCCGGTCCGGGCATGCTCGGCGCCGTCACGGAGGTCGCCCGGTACGCGTGCAGCCAGATCGAACTCGCCGACCTCGACGCGTCCCGCGCCCGACTCGACCGCGCCGAGGTCCGCGCGCTGCGCGCACAGATCAGCCCCCATTTCATCTACAACGCGCTGAACACGGTGGCGTCGTTCGTCCGCACCGACCCCGATCGCGCCCGGGAACTGATCCTCGAGTTCGCCGACTTCACGCGGTACTCGTTCCGTTCGGCGGGGGAGTTCACCCTGCTCGCCGACGAACTGCGCAACATCGACCGGTACCTCACTCTCGAGCGCGCCCGGTTCGGCGACGCCCTCGCGGTGAAATTGCAGGTGGCGCCGGAGGTGCTGAACGTGGTGCTGCCGTTCCTCGCGCTGCAACCGCTGGTCGAGAACGCGGTGCGGCACGGGATCGCCGCCAAACCGGACGGCGGCACCGTCAGCATCGTCGCCGCCGACGAGGGCACCGACTGCGTGATCAGCGTCGAGGACGACGGCGTCGGCATGGATCCCGAACTGCTGCGGTCGGGGTCGCTGGACTCGGTCGCCGAGACGTCGGGGGTGAAGGAGGCGGCGCACGTCGGGCTCGCCAACGTCGACGACCGCCTGCGCGCCGCGTTCGGCAACGACTACGGACTCGTGGTGGAGACCGCGCCCGGTGCGGGCACCAAGGTGAGCATGCGCGTCCCGAAGTTCCGGCGGGGGATCTCGACATGA
- a CDS encoding LytR/AlgR family response regulator transcription factor produces the protein MNHTDDKSPDAPLTVLAVDDEKPALDELAFLLRAQDAVGDIRTAGDATTALRILRDGEIDAVFLDINMPGLDGLELAGILANFASPPQVVFVTAHDDRAVAAFDLGAVDYLLKPLREERLAESVRRIVEGRRRRVDAGPAAPTDEVIPVELGGITTLVHRSSVEWVEADGDYARLHTADGSHLVRIPISALETRWADAGFLRVHRSYLVALPRVTGIRTVGNGLVVCLRAHGDHPPVELPVSRRHTRMLKDRLVRAPKQTWTAR, from the coding sequence GTGAACCACACTGACGACAAGTCTCCGGACGCACCCCTCACCGTGCTGGCCGTCGACGACGAGAAACCCGCCCTCGACGAGCTGGCGTTCCTGCTGCGCGCCCAGGACGCGGTCGGGGACATCCGGACCGCGGGCGATGCCACCACGGCGCTGCGCATCCTCCGGGACGGGGAGATCGACGCCGTCTTCCTCGACATCAACATGCCCGGACTCGACGGTCTCGAACTGGCCGGGATCCTCGCGAACTTCGCGTCCCCGCCGCAGGTGGTGTTCGTGACCGCCCACGACGACCGGGCCGTCGCCGCATTCGACCTCGGCGCCGTCGACTATCTCCTCAAACCCCTGCGCGAGGAACGGCTGGCGGAATCCGTGCGCCGCATCGTCGAGGGGCGCCGCAGGCGGGTCGACGCCGGACCGGCCGCCCCCACCGACGAGGTGATCCCGGTCGAACTCGGCGGCATCACCACGCTCGTCCACCGGTCCTCCGTCGAGTGGGTCGAAGCGGACGGCGACTACGCCCGCCTGCACACCGCGGACGGCTCCCACCTCGTCCGCATCCCCATCTCGGCGCTGGAGACGCGCTGGGCGGACGCCGGGTTCCTGCGGGTCCACCGCTCGTACCTCGTCGCGTTGCCGCGGGTCACCGGAATCCGGACCGTCGGCAACGGTCTCGTCGTGTGCCTCCGCGCGCACGGCGACCACCCGCCCGTTGAACTGCCCGTCAGCCGCAGGCACACCCGGATGCTCAAGGACCGGCTGGTCCGGGCGCCGAAGCAAACGTGGACCGCGCGATGA